Below is a window of Polyangiaceae bacterium DNA.
CGGCAAGTCGGGACCGCCCTGACCGTTCGCCACGTACAGCGTCGGGAACTCCTGCGCCGTCGCCGGGTGGCTGATGCTCTCCTGGCTCGTGACCTGGGTCTCGACCTCGACCACGTGCTCGCTGACGAAGCGGAACCGGCTCGTGTACAGCACCTGCACCGGCAAGCCCGCGCCGCTGCACGCGCTCTGCTTGCAGTCCTTCGCCTCCCAGTCCGGGTTCCACTGCAGCGGCTGGATCACCACCTCCAGCGCGTCCCCGGATTTCCCCTGGGAAATCAGCTTCGCCCCGCGGTTGCACTCGTCCCCGCCTTGCACCGGGTTCCAGCCCAGGAACGTGATCGAGTTGCCGCAGCTCGCGCTCGACGACTGACACGAGGCGTTCCAGGCGCACGGTTGGCGCGAGCGCGTGGGATCGTAGATGGCGATCTGAAGCTCGCGCCCGGTGTCGTTGGCGTCGATGACGTTCGAGCCCGGGTTGGCGCTCAGGCCGAAGAACACCACCGTGCCGCCCCAGTCGAGTCGAGAGCCGATGCGCACGTAGTCCGTGGGGCTCTTCAGGAACACGTCGGTGTGGCCGCCGCTCTGCTTCGTCTCGATGCCGCCGAACCCGGCGCTCGGCAGGCGCATCGACCAGGGATCGACCTTCGGCGCCGCGACGACGACCGGGCAGCCGTCGATGCTCGCGTCGCTGGCACCGCCGGCTCCCGAGCTGCCCGCGTTGCCGCCGCTCGCTGTGGAGCCGGCGTCTCCGCCGGTCGCAGCGCTGCCACCGCTGGCGGAGCTGCCACCGCTGGCGGAGCTGCCACCGCTCGCGGAGCTGCCACCGGTCGCGGAGCTGCCACCGGTCGCGGAGCCCCCGCCGCTCGCGGAGCCCCCGCCGCTCGCGGAGCTGCCGCCGGAGCCCGAGGTGTCCGAGCACGCCAAGCACACCGCCAAGGTCGTGGAGCCGATGCTGCTCGCGAGTCGCATGCTCTCCCGCGCAGACTACCACGTCGCTCGCGGGTCGAATCTCGCGGCTGTGATACCCTCGAGTCGTGGTGCAGCCCGCCGCGCGCTCGGCTCGCTTCGAGGATCTCGTGGCCCTCGGCGACGACGTGCGCGCGGAAATCGTGGACGGGCAGGTGGTGACATCGCCGGCTCCCCTGCCGCGGCATTCGCGTGCTCAGCGGGCGTTGGGCCGCTTCATCGGCGGCCCCTTCGACGACGATGACGGCCGTGGCGGACCGGGCGGCTGGTGGATCTTCGTCGAGGTCGACGTGGAGCTCGCCGCGCACGACGTGGTTCGACCGGACCTGGCCGGCTGGCGGCGCGAGCGGCTGCCCCAACCGGGCCGCGCCCGGCCGATTCGCGTGGTGCCGGATTGGATCTGCGAGGTCGCCTCCGCGAGCACAGCTGCTCACGATCGCGTGACCAAGCGCGCCCTCTACGCCCGGCACGGAGTCAGGCACTATTGGCTGGTCGATCCCGAGGCACGGACGCTCGAGGCCCTCGAGCTCGCGGGCGACCGCTGGGTCGAGCTGGGCGCCTGGGACGAGTCGGCGCGCGTGCGTGTCGCGCCGTTTCAGGATGTCGAGCTCGAGATCGGTCGGCTGTTCCTACCCCGAGACGCCGACCCCGAACCGAGCGACAGCTGAGCGTCGCTTCAGCTCACCCGCTCTCCGCGAAGTGCTGCCGGAGCGCCGCGAGCTGCCGGCGCGTCACGCCGGGCACCGCGAGGATGGCCTCGTCGCTCGCCTCGCGCACCCCCTGGACGCTGCCGAGCTCGTCGAGCAGCGCCTTCTTGGTCTTGTCACCGATGCCCTTGACCCGATCCAGCTCGCTCTCGAAGCGCCGCTTCTTGCCGAGC
It encodes the following:
- a CDS encoding Uma2 family endonuclease translates to MVQPAARSARFEDLVALGDDVRAEIVDGQVVTSPAPLPRHSRAQRALGRFIGGPFDDDDGRGGPGGWWIFVEVDVELAAHDVVRPDLAGWRRERLPQPGRARPIRVVPDWICEVASASTAAHDRVTKRALYARHGVRHYWLVDPEARTLEALELAGDRWVELGAWDESARVRVAPFQDVELEIGRLFLPRDADPEPSDS
- a CDS encoding Ig-like domain-containing protein gives rise to the protein MRLASSIGSTTLAVCLACSDTSGSGGSSASGGGSASGGGSATGGSSATGGSSASGGSSASGGSSASGGSAATGGDAGSTASGGNAGSSGAGGASDASIDGCPVVVAAPKVDPWSMRLPSAGFGGIETKQSGGHTDVFLKSPTDYVRIGSRLDWGGTVVFFGLSANPGSNVIDANDTGRELQIAIYDPTRSRQPCAWNASCQSSSASCGNSITFLGWNPVQGGDECNRGAKLISQGKSGDALEVVIQPLQWNPDWEAKDCKQSACSGAGLPVQVLYTSRFRFVSEHVVEVETQVTSQESISHPATAQEFPTLYVANGQGGPDLPLLLDAAGTIVPLSTPGNDGFFYDNFSSPGPWVSWQSSNKTYGVGLAMDQGVKKFQGWRGGPTSAYFHNVRAEMVFGLAAGGTVRGLSYLALGAFGTVQSELQGLLKKRAPFGVIDAPATDVKLAGSSIAVSGWVLDTVKVASVKAQIDGSDVATLPVNVARPDVCAVYPMYDGCPAVGYAGNVSVAGLSPCPHLFRVVATDADGNSRVLGERVLTP